One window from the genome of Pieris napi chromosome 12, ilPieNapi1.2, whole genome shotgun sequence encodes:
- the LOC125054778 gene encoding LOW QUALITY PROTEIN: uncharacterized protein LOC125054778 (The sequence of the model RefSeq protein was modified relative to this genomic sequence to represent the inferred CDS: inserted 1 base in 1 codon; substituted 1 base at 1 genomic stop codon) → MGFIPNAQLIFRFQSKSGDYHDDMNRNNFNKWLEEKLLPNLLPRSLIVMDNASYHTIAVNKAPTMSSTKYQMQKWIKSKGLTYLPTMVKAQLYEIVKEHQEPLNYEADQMLEKHGHKVVRLPPYRCDLNPIELIWSVLKRRVAEKKVGQDVKNTVKITEEAFSSXTAEEXKKECDHVKKIEDKCHHDGITVDSETDNFIIELVDDDSDTSDDTDESHDSDICPLDDHTYSKRINF, encoded by the exons ATGGGCTTTATACCCAATgctcaattaatttttagattcCAGTCTAAATCGGGAGACTATCATGACGACATGAACAGGAATAATTTCAACAAGTGGCTTGAGGAAAAGTTGTTGCCAAATCTTCTTCCTCGGTCTTTAATTGTAATGGACAATGCATCCTACCACACGATAGCTGTCAACAAAGCACCAACTATGTCTAGTACGAAATATCAAATGCAGAAATGGATTAAAAGTAAAGGTCTTACTTATTTGCCGACAATGGTAAAAGCTCAATTATATGAGATTGTAAAAGAGCACCAGGAACCACTTAATTATGAAGCTGACCAGATGCTTGAAAAACATGGTCATAAAGTAGTAAGGCTTCCACCTTATCGTTGCGACCTTAATCCTATCGAATTAATATGGAGTGTACTAAAACGACGTGTCGCTGAAAAAAAAGTAGGACAAGATGTAAAAAACACCGTTAAAATTACTGAAGAAGCATTTTCAA AAACTGCTGAAGAGTGAAAAAAGGAATGCGACCACGTGAAAAAAATAGAAGATAAATGTCACCATGATGGTATAACTGTAGACAGTGAAactgataattttataattgaattagTAGATGATGATAGCGACACATCTGATGATACGGATGAAAGCCATGATTCAGATATATGTCCTTTAGATGATCACACGTATAGtaaaagaataaatttttga
- the LOC125054511 gene encoding thioredoxin domain-containing protein 17-like, protein MVTIVNLKGFDEFASYTENIDPNGPMTLFYFSGSKTDNGKSWCPDCEVAEPIVKAFLGELKKNVTFVFVDVGDRDYWKEKTCPFRLDSRTRLMVIPTIIKWKGVQRLEGSQCNNRELLQMLFEDEDD, encoded by the exons ATGGTAACTATAGTTAATCTTAAAGGATTTGATGAGTTTGCTAGTTACACTGAAAACATAGATCCAAATGGTCCCATGACTCTTTTCTACTTCAGCGGGTCGAAGACTGATAATGGGAAGAGTTGGTGTCCTGATTGCGAAGTGG CTGAACCAATAGTCAAAGCATTTTTGGGTGAACTAAAGAAAAATGTGACTTTTGTGTTTGTTGATGTTGGTGATAGAGATTA TTGGAAAGAAAAAACATGTCCATTCCGATTGGATAGTCGCACAAGACTAATGGTTATTccaacaataattaaatggaAAGGTGTTCAAAGACTAGAAGGTTCCCAGTGTAATAATAGGGAACTGCTACAAATGCTATTTGAAGATGAGgatgattaa
- the LOC125054508 gene encoding SEC14-like protein 2, whose product MPPTSNAVMGIDDDQRFALMKFRRSVKDVLKPEHNDQFLLRWLRARQWDPEAAEKMLRDSLIWREKWGIDTTLQSWQAPEALEKHFPSGTTGFDKEGSPIIIVPFVGLDVWGLLHSVSRTDLMRMILRHLENYLELGRKQASTHGPAALKVTVVFDLDGFNIRQYAWKPAAEMVFTLLQIYEANYPEILKTCFLINAPKVFSLAFSVVKKFMHEYTISKIRIFGTDPKKYQPQIFAIIDKDRLPAHYGGTLVDENGDPRCSSMVKPGGKVPKSYYLRNVHEDESSSEGYTRVTVKTGEKHIVDLLCPENESVLKWDFGVESHDIKFVIKKRDAEGNESVVHGPRRVGEGPADVGVMPVTGPATYSVVFDNKSSFLRSKKIYYNLIISIPERDLDMTDLPEDMADLNIATSASN is encoded by the exons TTCCGCAGAAGCGtcaaagatgtgttgaaaccAGAACATAATGACCAGTTTTTGCTAAGGTGGCTGAGAG CAAGACAATGGGACCCGGAAGCAGCGGAAAAAATGCTCAGAGAC tcCTTGATATGGCGGGAAAAATGGGGCATAGACACTACGCTACAATCATGGCAGGCCCCAGAGGCTTTGGAAAAACATTTTCCAAGCGGTACCACGGGATTTGATAAGGAAGGCTCTCCTA tAATCATCGTACCTTTTGTTGGTTTGGATGTCTGGGGTCTCTTGCACTCAGTCAGCAGGACTGACCTCATGAGAATGATTTTACGCCATTTGGAGAACTATTTAGAGCTCGGCAGAAAACAGGCATCGACTCATGGACCAGCAGCCTTAaag GTGACAGTAGTATTTGATTTGGATGGTTTCAACATCAGACAATACGCGTGGAAACCAGCTGCTGAAATGGTTTTCACATTGCTGCAAATATATGAAGCGAACTATCCTGAAATATTGAAGACTTGCTTTCTCATTAATG CGccaaaagttttttctctCGCTTTCTCCGTGGTGAAGAAATTTATGCATGAATATACTATATCAAAAATTAGAATATTCGGCACTGACCCAAAGAAATATCAACCACAGATCTTCGCTATCATTGACAAGGACAGACTTCCCGCACATTATGGTGGTACTTTGGTTGATGAAAATGGAGACCCTAGATGTAGCTCCATG GTTAAACCCGGTGGTAAAGTCCCCAAGTCGTACTATTTGCGTAACGTGCATGAAGATGAAAGTAGCTCGGAAGGGTATACCCGTGTCACCGTTAAAACTGGTGAGAAGCACATAGTCGATCTACTTTGTCCTGAGAACGAGAGTGTGCTTAA atgGGATTTCGGAGTAGAAAGCCACGATATTAAGTTTGTGATAAAAAAGCGAGACGCGGAAGGCAACGAGAGCGTTGTACACGGGCCGAGACGGGTGGGAGAAGGACCAGCTGATGTTGGAGTTATGCCCGTCACAGGACCTGCTACTT ATTCTGTAGTTTTCGACAACAAAAGTTCCTTCCTCCGAAGTAAGAAGATATACTATAACCTAATAATATCAATACCTGAGAGAGATCTAGACATGACGGACCTTCCCGAGGACATGGCGGACCTAAACATCGCCACTTCAGCTTCCaattag